One genomic window of Cannabis sativa cultivar Pink pepper isolate KNU-18-1 chromosome 2, ASM2916894v1, whole genome shotgun sequence includes the following:
- the LOC133034368 gene encoding uncharacterized protein LOC133034368 — MDGTYNSLLTVVYGFNDRKDRIELWKDLMQLKTDERWILMGDFNAITTKEERVGHRVKYYEEVEFIDCIQSCQLEDIKATGCFFTWTNKQQGQDRIFSKIDRVMANQRWLDAYPNAEALFLKEGIYDHSPGILSLFPKWKCGKKPFKYFRMWKSHPEYDGRVNAVWKQEINGTSMYQIVQKLKILKNVFREINQKGFSNLLAVLTQAKQSLDEAQNNLHADPLNEELQQQELVTRNSFLSAQQHYSSFLQQKAKINWLKDGDSNTALFHASIKQRHR; from the coding sequence ATGGATGGTACATATAACAGTTTATTAACTGTTGTTTATGGGTTCAATGACAGGAAGGATAGAATAGAGCTGTGGAAGGATCTAATGCAGCTTAAAACAGATGAAAGGTGGATTCTAATGGGAGATTTCAATGCTATCACAACtaaagaagagagagtgggacACAGAGTTAAATACTATGAGGAAGTTGAATTTATAGATTGCATACAAAGCTGCCAGTTAGAAGACATCAAAGCTACTGGATGTTTTTTTACTTGGACAAATAAGCAACAAGGTCAGGACCGtattttttcaaagattgatagAGTCATGGCTAATCAAAGATGGCTAGATGCTTATCCGAATGCTGAAGCTCTATTCTTAAAGGAAGGAATCTATGATCATTCACCTGGGATTTTGTCTTTATTTCCCAAATGGAAGTGCGGGAAAAAGCCATTCAAATACTTTAGGATGTGGAAATCACACCCTGAGTATGATGGCAGAGTTAATGCAGTTTGGAAACAGGAAATAAATGGTACCAGTATGTATCAAATTGTGCAAAAGTTGAAGATTTTGAAGAATGTATTTCGAGAGATTAATCAGAAAGGTTTTTCTAATTTGCTAGCAGTTTTGACTCAAGCTAAACAGTCTCTTGATGAAGCTCAGAACAATCTACATGCGGATCCACTTAATGAAGAGTTGCAGCAACAAGAACTTGTTACTAGAAATTCATTTCTCTCAGCTCAACAGCATTATTCTTCTTTTCTACAGCAGAAAGCCAAGATTAACTGGCTTAAAGATGGTGACAGCAACACTGCATTATTTCACGCAAGTATCAAGCAAAGACATAGGTAA
- the LOC115721142 gene encoding protein NUCLEAR FUSION DEFECTIVE 4: MPSRVLQWLSLVGIIWLQAINGTNTNFPAYSSQLKHAFSMSQLQLNNLAFASDAGKLFGWFSGIASVYLPLWLVLLIGSVLGLIGYGLQYLSITNQISSLSYIQIFILTVLAGNSICWLNTVSYLVAIRNFPRRYRQLAVGVTTSYQGLSAKIYTDVASSIFSFSNGTTEKAQAYLLLNSVLPLGVTVITAPFARVMKVGTVARDGGGDMNVGFVVMFVITIITGVYAVISSLGLIMSSSALKRVIGTCVFLLAPLLIPLAEKIRQVFEKYYSSVINRETRVYHFTIDDENSNNDVETDRLDREGSKSERGSQDDQNGREREVVMINGQDDHDDDDDGDGVGAREEIGVKKMLLRIDFWLYFFCYFFSATLGLVFLNNLGQIAESRGSNNTSSLVSLSSAFGFFGRLMPSLLDYFFSRRRKSSVVSSPALIAILVAPMGGAFLLLLNSTHIVLYISTAIIGVCTGAITSVSVSTTSELFGAKNFSVNHNVLVANIPIGSFVFGYLAALLYHQQGNGRSDGKCIGTKCYRDSFLIWGSLCFLGTILAIILCVRTRKFYSHTS, translated from the exons ATGCCTTCAAGAGTTTTACAATGGTTAAGCCTTGTAGGAATCATATGGTTACAAGCCATTAATGGAACCAACACCAATTTCCCAGCTTACTCTTCCCAACTCAAACATGCCTTCTCCATGTCCCAACTCCAACTCAACAACCTCGCTTTCGCCTCCGATGCCGGAAAACTCTTCGGTTGGTTTTCCGGCATTGCTTCCGTTTACCTTCCCCTTTGGCTTGTCCTTCTCATAGGCTCAGTTCTCGGTTTAATCGGTTACGGTCTCCAATACCTCTCCATAACAAACCAAATCTCATCTCTTTCTTACATCCAAATCTTCATTCTCACCGTCTTAGCCGGTAACAGCATATGCTGGCTCAACACTGTCTCTTACCTCGTAGCAATTAGAAACTTCCCCCGCCGTTACCGTCAACTCGCCGTTGGTGTAACGACGAGTTATCAAGGATTAAGTGCCAAGATTTATACTGACGTGGCAAGTTCTATATTCTCTTTCAGTAACGGTACTACTGAGAAAGCCCAGGCTTACCTTCTTCTCAACTCTGTTTTACCACTGGGAGTTACCGTTATAACGGCTCCGTTTGCTAGAGTAATGAAAGTAGGAACAGTAGCCAGGGATGGTGGTGGAGACATGAACGTTGGGTTTGTTGTAATGTTTGTTATAACTATAATTACTGGTGTTTATGCTGTGATTAGTAGTTTGGGGTTGATTATGTCAAGCTCTGCTCTTAAAAGGGTTATTGGTACATGTGTTTTTCTATTGGCACCGCTTTTGATTCCTTTGGCTGAGAAAATTCGACAAGTGTTTGAGAAGTATTATAGCAGTGTGATTAATAGGGAGACCAGAGTTTACCATTTTACTATAGATGATGAAAATAGTAATAATGATGTGGAAACTGATCGATTGGATCGTGAGGGTTCCAAATCTGAACGAGGTAGTCAAGATGATCAAAATGGTAGAGAAAGAGAAGTAGTAATGATCAACGGTCAGGATgatcatgatgatgatgatgatggtgatggtGTTGGGGCTAGAGAGGAGATTGGAGTTAAAAAGATGCTATTAAGGATTGATTTCTGGTTAtattttttctgttatttttttagtGCTACACTTGGTTTAGTGTTCTTAAACAACTTGGGTCAAATAGCTGAATCTCGAGGGTCCAATAATACATCTTCTTTAGTTTCATTGTCTTCTGCCTTTGGATTCTTTGGTAGACTCATGCCTTCACTTTTAGACTATTTCTTCTCAAG gAGGAGAAAGTCATCAGTGGTTTCAAGTCCAGCTTTAATTGCTATCTTAGTAGCTCCAATGGGAGGAGCTTTCTTATTATTACTCAACTCAACACACATTGTTTTATACATAAGTACAGCTATTATAGGAGTTTGTACAGGAGCAATTACTTCAGTTTCAGTTTCTACAACTTCAGAGCTATTTGGTGCTAAAAATTTCTCAGTGAATCATAATGTTTTGGTAGCTAATATCCCAATTGGGTCATTTGTTTTTGGCTATTTGGCTGCTCTTCTCTACCACCAACAAGGAAATGGGCGATCAGATGGGAAATGCATAGGAACAAAATGCTATAGAGACAGTTTCCTCATTTGGGGTTCTCTCTGTTTTCTTGGCACGATTTTGGCTATAATTTTATGTGTTCGTACACGCAAGTTCTACTCCCAtacatcataa